A single window of Nocardioides kongjuensis DNA harbors:
- a CDS encoding thiolase domain-containing protein, translating into MGKQPAAIIGVGQTHHRAKREDVSMAGLCREAIDRALLDANMTLDDIDAIVVGKAPDLFEGVMMPELFLAEALGAAGKPLLRVHTAGSVGGSTAIVASSLVQAGVHKRVLTVAYEKQSESNAMWALSVPLPFNMPVHAGAGGYFAPHVRSYIRRSQAPTHVGAIVAAKDRHNALRNPYAHLHNEGTTVESVLASQMLWDPIRYDETCPSSDGACALVIVDEDTATSSPNPAWIHGTVMRSEATTAAERDQVNPQAGRDAAAALWKQAGITSPIDEIDAAEIYVPFSWFEPMWLENLGFAAEGEGWKLTEAGETAMGGRIPVNCSGGVLSSNPIGASGMLRFGEAALQVRGAAGEHQVDGARKALGHAYGGGSQFFAMWVVGADKPTS; encoded by the coding sequence ATGGGCAAGCAGCCTGCAGCGATCATCGGCGTCGGCCAGACGCACCACCGTGCCAAGCGCGAGGACGTCTCCATGGCAGGTCTGTGCCGCGAGGCCATCGACCGCGCGCTCCTCGACGCCAACATGACGCTCGACGACATCGACGCGATCGTCGTCGGCAAGGCGCCGGACCTGTTCGAGGGCGTGATGATGCCCGAGCTGTTCCTCGCCGAGGCCCTCGGTGCGGCGGGCAAGCCGCTGCTGCGCGTCCACACGGCCGGCTCGGTGGGCGGCTCGACCGCCATCGTGGCGTCGTCGCTGGTGCAGGCCGGCGTCCACAAGCGGGTGCTCACCGTGGCCTACGAGAAGCAGTCCGAGTCGAACGCGATGTGGGCGCTCTCGGTGCCGCTCCCGTTCAACATGCCCGTCCACGCCGGTGCCGGCGGCTACTTCGCGCCGCACGTGCGCTCCTACATCCGCCGCTCGCAGGCGCCCACCCACGTGGGCGCGATCGTCGCGGCCAAGGACCGCCACAACGCGCTGAGGAACCCCTACGCGCACCTCCACAACGAGGGCACCACCGTCGAGTCGGTGCTGGCGTCGCAGATGCTCTGGGACCCGATCCGGTACGACGAGACCTGCCCGTCGAGCGACGGAGCCTGCGCACTGGTCATCGTCGACGAGGACACCGCCACGTCCTCGCCGAACCCGGCCTGGATCCACGGGACGGTGATGCGGTCGGAGGCGACCACCGCCGCCGAGCGCGACCAGGTCAACCCGCAGGCCGGTCGCGACGCCGCGGCCGCGCTGTGGAAGCAGGCCGGCATCACCTCGCCGATCGACGAGATCGACGCGGCGGAGATCTACGTGCCGTTCTCCTGGTTCGAGCCGATGTGGCTGGAGAACCTCGGCTTCGCCGCCGAGGGCGAGGGCTGGAAGCTGACCGAGGCGGGCGAGACCGCCATGGGCGGCCGGATCCCGGTCAACTGCTCGGGCGGCGTGCTCTCCTCCAACCCGATCGGCGCCTCGGGCATGCTCCGCTTCGGCGAGGCCGCCCTCCAGGTCCGCGGTGCGGCCGGCGAGCACCAGGTCGACGGCGCACGCAAGGCCCTCGGCCACGCGTACGGCGGCGGCTCGCAGTTCTTCGCGATGTGGGTCGTCGGCGCGGACAAGCCGACCAGCTGA
- the map gene encoding type I methionyl aminopeptidase: MIELRTPTQIEQMRPAGRFVASVIQALSEKAAVGVNLLELDALAHQMIKDAGAESCYIDYHPSFGASPFGKVLCTSVNDAVLHGLPHDYTLQDGDLLSVDFAASVDGWVSDSALSVVVGTPREEDLRLIEVTEKALTAGIAAARAGNRLGDISAAIGDVAHAAGLKVNLQFGGHGVGRTMHGEPHVANDGRPGRGIKLRPGLVIAIEPWFLHTTDEIVFDPDGWTIRSADGSRGAHAEHTVAITSGDPLVLTARD; the protein is encoded by the coding sequence GTGATCGAGCTGCGCACCCCCACCCAGATCGAGCAGATGCGTCCCGCCGGGCGCTTCGTGGCCTCGGTGATCCAGGCCCTCTCCGAGAAGGCCGCGGTCGGCGTCAACCTGCTCGAGCTCGACGCCCTGGCGCACCAGATGATCAAGGACGCCGGTGCGGAGTCGTGCTACATCGACTACCACCCGTCCTTCGGCGCCAGCCCGTTCGGCAAGGTGCTGTGCACGTCGGTCAACGACGCGGTGCTGCACGGCCTGCCCCACGACTACACGCTGCAGGACGGCGACCTGCTCTCGGTCGACTTCGCCGCGTCGGTCGACGGCTGGGTCTCCGACTCGGCGCTCTCGGTCGTCGTCGGCACGCCGCGCGAGGAGGACCTCCGGCTGATCGAGGTCACCGAGAAGGCCCTCACCGCCGGCATCGCCGCCGCCCGCGCCGGCAACCGCCTCGGCGACATCTCCGCCGCCATCGGCGACGTCGCCCACGCGGCCGGTCTCAAGGTCAACCTGCAGTTCGGCGGCCACGGCGTCGGCCGGACCATGCACGGCGAGCCGCACGTCGCCAACGACGGTCGCCCCGGCCGCGGCATCAAGCTCCGCCCCGGACTCGTCATCGCGATCGAGCCGTGGTTCCTGCACACCACCGACGAGATCGTGTTCGACCCCGACGGCTGGACCATCCGCAGCGCCGACGGCTCGCGCGGCGCCCACGCCGAGCACACCGTCGCCATCACCTCCGGCGACCCGCTGGTGCTCACCGCCCGCGACTGA